From Rhodopseudomonas palustris:
TGGATTACTGGCGCTTCACCGACAACGACGTGCTGATTCACGCGCTGCCGACGTTCCACACCCACGGGCTGTTCGTGGCCACCAATGTGACTTTGTTCGCTCGCGGCGCGATGATCTTTCTGCCGAAGTTCGATCCGGATCTCGTCTTGGCGATGATGGCGCGCGCTACCGTGCTGATGGGCGTGCCGACGTTTTACACGCGGCTGTTGCAACATGCCGGACTGTCGCGCGAGAGCACCGCAGGGATGCGATTGTTCGTCTCGGGTTCAGCGCCGCTGCTCGCAGAGACGCATCGCGCATGGCGGTCGCGTACGGGTCACGCGGTGCTCGAACGCTACGGCATGACCGAGACCAATATGAACACGTCGAACCCGTATGACGGAGAGCGCGTGCCAGGCGCGGTGGGCTTCCCGCTGCCGGAGGTGGTGCTGCGCGTTACCGACCCCGAGACTGGTGTGGAAAAGTCGCGCGGCGAGATCGGCATGATCGAGGTGAAGGGGCCGAACGTGTTCAAGGGCTACTGGCGTATGCCCGAAAAGACCAAGGCCGAATTCCGTGCCGATGGCTTCTTCATCACCGGCGATCTCGGCAGGATCGACGAGCGCGGCTATGTGCTGATCGTCGGACGCGGCAAGGATCTGGTGATTTCGGGCGGCTTCAATGTCTATCCGAAGGAGATCGAAGCGGAGATCGACGCGATGCCGGGCGTCGTGGAATCCGCCGTGATTGGCGTGCCGCATCCGGATTTCGGCGAAGGAGTGACTGCCGTCGTGGTGCGCAAGCCCGGCGCAAGTCTCGACGAGGCGGTGATCCTTGCAGGACTCGACGGCCGGCTCGCCAAGTTCAAGATGCCTAAACGCGTGTTCGTCGTCGACGAGCTGCCGCGCAATACGATGGGCAAGGTTCAGAAGAACGTCCTGCGCGACAGCTACGCCGACATCTATACGCGCCGAGCCGTTCGATCGACCGCGAGCTGATCGGCCGCCTTCAGCTCTGCCATGCCCCGGCCCGTAGCCGAGGACGCGCTGCAGCGCTTCGCTGGTGTGCTGGCTGAGAGTCGGGGCCGCTATCGGGGCACACCGGCGTATCTCTGAAGTGGAGTGGCGATCCGACGTTCGGGAACTCGCCCGCGGGCCGATGCGGAATCGACGACGCGAGCACGCGCTCGGCCGTTTCGACCGAGTTGAACGCGTCTTCTACGGTCCGAACGTCGCGGGCTGGCACGCCCGTGGTGTGCATTCCGGCCCGCCATCGTTCGTGAGTGTCTTTCGCGAGGGTTGTTTCGATCATGGCCGTGAGTTCTTCGCGATGCGCCATCCGATCGGGATTGGTGGCGAAGCGCGGATCGTCGGCACGGCTCGCCTTCGCCGCCGAGGTGGGGCTGAAGTGACGGAAGTCTTCGCCACTCGCCGCGTTCTCGAGCTTGATCACGTTGGCCCCACGCCGGCGAGGACGAGCGTGCACAACGGCCCTGCGATGAAATGCGAGAATCGCGGCAGAGGGAGTTGCGGCGGCCTGGTCCGTGTCACATCTCATTTGGTGAATTTATCGCGGCAACCCGAGGCCGCGCTGGGCGATCAGGCTGCGCTGGATCTCGTTGGTGCCGATGCTGATCACCCACATCAGCGAATGGCGGAGATTTTGTTCGATACGCCCGCGCAGAACCGCGCCGGGACTGTCTTCACTGAGAAGGGCCTCGAGCCCGAGCAGATCCAGGGCCGTTTCGCCAAAGCGTTCCATCAGCTCGCCAGAATAGACCTTGCTGATCGCGGCTTCGTCGGGCGGCGTCTCGCCGCTGTCGACCAGTTCCGCGCAGTGCACCATCATGCGGCGGCCCGCCTCGATCTCGGCTGCGAGCGCACCGATCTTGGCGCGGATCAGTGGATCGCAACGCATCGGTTGGCCGCAGCGCTCGGCGGTGCGGATGTGCGCGCAGAGAAGCTCGAACGCGTGCGCGACCTTCAGCACGATGCCGCCGCCAATGAAGCCGCGCTCAGTCGCCAAGGCTCCGGTGAGGACTTTCCATCCGTCACCCTCTGCACCGATCCGATTCTCCGCCGGCACCCGAACGTCGTCGTAGAAGATGTTGGCGAACGTACCCCCGTACATAGTTTCCGAAGGACGGATGGTGATGCCCGGCGTCTTCATCGGAACGATGAACATCGTGATGCCCGCGTGAGGCGGCGTCGCGGCAGGATCGGTCCGGGTCGCGAGCAGCATGTACTCGCCCCAATAGGTCGTGGTCCAGATCTTCTGGCCGTTGATGACGTAGCCATCTCCGTCGCGCACGGCGCGGGTCTTCAGAGAGGCAAGATCGGAGCCGGCCTGCGGTTCGCTGTAGCCCATGCCGTAGATGGCTTCGCCGCGCAAAATTTCCGGCAGATAGCGTCGCTGCTGTTCGGGCGTTCCGTAAACCTGCAGCATCGCCGCTTGCACCGGCGCGCCGGCCCGCGGGGCTTCGGCGCGCTCCATCTCCTCCATGAAGGCAAGTTGCTCGAACGCGCTACGCTGCTGACCGCCGAACGCCTTCGGCCAGTTCAGGCCGATCCAGCCGGTCTCGCCGAGCGCCCTGGCGAAGTCTCGATCGTACTCCCGCTCGCGAAACGAAAGTCGCTCGTACCGGGCGCGGCGTTCGCCAGACCAGTATGCCCCCAGCCAAGCGCGCACCTCCGCCCGGAAGGCATTTCCGGCTGGCCCGAGATCGTATTCGGGAAACTGCACCGGGCCGTCCTGATCGAGAAAGTAGCACGCGAGCTGTTCAACCGGCGGGCGTTCGCCTCCGTGGCGAAGCACGCCGAGATGAACTTGCCTGAAATGGCGCGGCGCCTCGTGCTCCTCGCTGTAGCCGACCGCGCCGAATGCATGCTGGGTCTCGAGCGAAATGCGGCGGAGGGTGCTCGCAGCGGTGGCTTGCGCGGCGGCTGCGAACCAGCGCCATCGTTCGATCCCGAGGTCGTGCTGAGCGGCGGCGTTGGCGAGTGTAAGTTCAGCCGCGCGGAGCGCGATATGGCAGTTGGCCAGTTTGTGCTGGATCGCTTGAAAGTTGCCGATCGGCCGGCCGAATTGCCGGCGTTCACGGGCGTACGCCACCGCCTGTTCGAATGCGCGCGTGGCGGCACCGAGCGCGCGCGCGGTTTGGCACAGCGCTGCGGCGGCGAGCAGATCGTCGATCTCCGCTTGCGTGAATCGGATGCGGACAAGTGCAGGCGAATCGATCCGCACGCGCCACCAGCCAGCCTTGCCCATTATCGGCGTCGGCTCGACGGTGACACCGCTGTCGATTCCGGCGATTACCAGTGCTGGGCCGGGCACGAACACGGCCAGATGCGTCAGGATGTCGGCGGCTTCGACGAAGCCCAGTTCCGCAACGAGGCGGTCGCCTCGCAGTTCCGCGCGGCCCGCACTCACATCATGGTCGAAGCTGGCGAACGCGAGGGCGACGACCGCATCGCCGGCGTAGAGCTCGTCAAGCAGAGCCGACAGAGCTGGGTCCTCGCTGCGGGCCGAAAGCTGCATCAGGTTGATCAATGAGGCATCCAGGAGCGGCGCCCGGCAGGCCGCTCGTCCGGCTTCCTGTTGCACGAGAAGGATTTCCCGTAGGCCGCCGTCGGCGGGAGACGAGGCGACCTGTGTCAGGCCCTGCGCGGCGAGCTTCGACCAGAGGCCACGAGTCGTCGCGCCGGCTTCCGCAACTGTCGTCTCGAAAAACCCGCGGACGGCTTCCTGAAGGATCCGGCGATCCTCGTCCGACGGCAGTTCATGCGCCATTCCTGTACCCCTCCCATCCCGCGTATTTGGTCCAACCATTCTACTTTTGTCGGAAGGATGGGGTCAATGACTCGCGCTCTATGGCGGGGTCCGTCGGTTTGGCCTATATATGGTTGAGGTTTCGAACCAATTCCGATTGAAATGAGTGTTTCACAGATGCCGGCCAAATCCCCAGTCGAAGCTGCGCCGATCACGCAGTTCCAACGAATCCGCTCGGCGCGGGCGTTCGACGAGATTGCCGCGCAGATCCGGACCGAACTGGCCACCGGCAGGCTTGCGGTCGGCAATCGCCTGCCGTCGGAGCGGGCGTTGTCCGAGCAATTCGGGGTGTCGCGGAACACGCTGCGCGAGGCGCTGCGTTCGCTCGAGCATGCCGGGCTGATTCGTCTCCAGAAGGGCGCCCACGGCGGTGCCTTCATCAGCCAGCACAGCGGCGAGGCGATCGCCACGGGGCTCATGGACATGGATCACGTCGGCTCGATCCTGCCGGCGCAACTCACCGAGGCCCGGATCTGGCTGGAAGCAGTGGTCGTGCGCGAAGCGTGCCGGCGTGCAACGGCCGCCGACATCGACATGCTCAACCGCAATATCGACGAGGCGCAAGAAGCCCGGCGGCAGGGCGACTTCGTCGGGCGCGCCGAGCGGCACATCGAATTTCATCGGATGCTCGCGCGCCTGACAGACAACCCGATCATGGTCATCGTCATGAACGGCGTGCTCGACGTGCTGACGCATTTCGTGCAGCGGATCGGCGACTACGATAACAGCTTCGTCTTGCCGTCACGTCGCCGCTTCATGGAACATTTCGCGGCCGGTGATGCCGACGCGGCGGTGGCCGAGATGGAAGCCTGCCTGAAACGGCTGCAGCGCAGCTACATGTCGCGCATACAAGCCGGGGAGGGCGCCTCGACTCCCAAGGCTGCGCCACGCGTCCGCCGCGCGCCGCCTGCCTCCCGTCGATAGCTCGCAGGCGCCGATCTTTCAGCGCCCACGACGCGGAAGGCTGCCACCTGCGGGCTTACGACGCCGCCGTTTCTGCCGCCGATTGTCCAGAACCGAACCGACCGGGCAAGTGCGCTCGGCCGGCGCGGCGTGCCGTTGACATCGATTTCGAGCGTCGATACCATGCCAATGGTTCAACCAATAGGTCGGCAGTAAATGGCTTCGAAACCATCTCTTGGTGAGACGCTGGCGGTGTTGCTCGCGCGCGACATGGTCGACGGTGAAAAGGTCATCATCGGGACCAATTCCGATATCCAACTCGCGG
This genomic window contains:
- a CDS encoding malonyl-CoA synthase, with the translated sequence MIKTFDQNLFSSLFSGMDDSDRLAIETHDGYRISYADLIASTGRMANVLVERGVRVGDRVAAQVDKSVANIVLYLATVRAGAVYLPLNTAYTPNELAHFIADAEPSLVVCETARADAIAAIAAGVNAKVETLDPTGRGTLTDAADAADSGFVTVPRGPDDLAAILYTSGTTGRSKGAMLTHGNLASNSLTLVDYWRFTDNDVLIHALPTFHTHGLFVATNVTLFARGAMIFLPKFDPDLVLAMMARATVLMGVPTFYTRLLQHAGLSRESTAGMRLFVSGSAPLLAETHRAWRSRTGHAVLERYGMTETNMNTSNPYDGERVPGAVGFPLPEVVLRVTDPETGVEKSRGEIGMIEVKGPNVFKGYWRMPEKTKAEFRADGFFITGDLGRIDERGYVLIVGRGKDLVISGGFNVYPKEIEAEIDAMPGVVESAVIGVPHPDFGEGVTAVVVRKPGASLDEAVILAGLDGRLAKFKMPKRVFVVDELPRNTMGKVQKNVLRDSYADIYTRRAVRSTAS
- a CDS encoding CoA transferase; protein product: MIKLENAASGEDFRHFSPTSAAKASRADDPRFATNPDRMAHREELTAMIETTLAKDTHERWRAGMHTTGVPARDVRTVEDAFNSVETAERVLASSIPHRPAGEFPNVGSPLHFRDTPVCPDSGPDSQPAHQRSAAARPRLRAGAWQS
- a CDS encoding acyl-CoA dehydrogenase, whose product is MAHELPSDEDRRILQEAVRGFFETTVAEAGATTRGLWSKLAAQGLTQVASSPADGGLREILLVQQEAGRAACRAPLLDASLINLMQLSARSEDPALSALLDELYAGDAVVALAFASFDHDVSAGRAELRGDRLVAELGFVEAADILTHLAVFVPGPALVIAGIDSGVTVEPTPIMGKAGWWRVRIDSPALVRIRFTQAEIDDLLAAAALCQTARALGAATRAFEQAVAYARERRQFGRPIGNFQAIQHKLANCHIALRAAELTLANAAAQHDLGIERWRWFAAAAQATAASTLRRISLETQHAFGAVGYSEEHEAPRHFRQVHLGVLRHGGERPPVEQLACYFLDQDGPVQFPEYDLGPAGNAFRAEVRAWLGAYWSGERRARYERLSFREREYDRDFARALGETGWIGLNWPKAFGGQQRSAFEQLAFMEEMERAEAPRAGAPVQAAMLQVYGTPEQQRRYLPEILRGEAIYGMGYSEPQAGSDLASLKTRAVRDGDGYVINGQKIWTTTYWGEYMLLATRTDPAATPPHAGITMFIVPMKTPGITIRPSETMYGGTFANIFYDDVRVPAENRIGAEGDGWKVLTGALATERGFIGGGIVLKVAHAFELLCAHIRTAERCGQPMRCDPLIRAKIGALAAEIEAGRRMMVHCAELVDSGETPPDEAAISKVYSGELMERFGETALDLLGLEALLSEDSPGAVLRGRIEQNLRHSLMWVISIGTNEIQRSLIAQRGLGLPR
- a CDS encoding FadR/GntR family transcriptional regulator, which translates into the protein MPAKSPVEAAPITQFQRIRSARAFDEIAAQIRTELATGRLAVGNRLPSERALSEQFGVSRNTLREALRSLEHAGLIRLQKGAHGGAFISQHSGEAIATGLMDMDHVGSILPAQLTEARIWLEAVVVREACRRATAADIDMLNRNIDEAQEARRQGDFVGRAERHIEFHRMLARLTDNPIMVIVMNGVLDVLTHFVQRIGDYDNSFVLPSRRRFMEHFAAGDADAAVAEMEACLKRLQRSYMSRIQAGEGASTPKAAPRVRRAPPASRR